From a region of the Butyrivibrio sp. AE3004 genome:
- a CDS encoding YdcF family protein, whose product MRPANIVSLEEIGKFIFVSEKPGKADLILVPGAPMKELAEHAAYLWKEGYAPKILVSGKFYMTYESLEDEFQRFSASSGDSLGCSTEAEYLTKLMVEQGVPENVIIKETESRNTFENAKFSRKIIENELKDVRHIILCCQAFHARRALMTFQSELRDYKFTVCPIVTRGISIDTWMDNLKSYDLVLSELRKCGDYFKGDRMYELR is encoded by the coding sequence ATGAGACCTGCTAACATAGTTTCACTGGAGGAAATTGGAAAATTTATTTTTGTTTCAGAAAAGCCCGGGAAAGCTGATCTGATACTTGTTCCCGGTGCACCAATGAAGGAACTTGCAGAACATGCTGCATATTTGTGGAAAGAAGGCTACGCTCCCAAAATTCTGGTTTCAGGCAAGTTTTATATGACATATGAATCTCTTGAAGATGAATTTCAAAGATTTTCAGCAAGTAGTGGAGATAGTCTTGGATGCAGTACAGAGGCGGAGTATCTGACAAAACTAATGGTGGAACAAGGCGTTCCTGAAAATGTGATAATAAAGGAAACAGAATCCAGGAATACTTTTGAAAATGCTAAGTTCTCACGAAAAATTATTGAAAACGAATTAAAAGATGTAAGGCACATAATATTATGCTGCCAGGCTTTTCATGCAAGAAGAGCTTTAATGACGTTCCAGTCGGAACTTAGAGATTATAAATTTACGGTATGCCCGATTGTCACAAGAGGAATCAGTATAGATACCTGGATGGACAATCTTAAAAGCTATGACTTAGTACTGTCGGAACTCAGAAAATGCGGAGACTACTTCAAGGGAGATCGCATGTATGAGCTGAGATAG
- a CDS encoding hybrid sensor histidine kinase/response regulator produces the protein MRSEKITKWVVPVVTALLFAVLIFVVNIIQNRYVYSDRIVQLTTYYSQLESAVTTRFTRYYKLLKSWSYHLEHEKSSGISDFLIYINTEKKIWEVEQVYLFDEKGNYRDSDGKIGTLKESAGFISNLSSVGTRQVTHIIASKGKHQDLFVLSIKPVKFNNKEFCAIGVAIDTDLIKSKLSIKRSDMAGSQNYIVNEDGDLIATSVSLEEEKENIVRYISQNGRVIYDPVGGPIEQKIETRKTGVCVMEIEGEDYYVTYMPVDYGKTMLVCLTPSKPIERSISQVRWINNILLISAFAVALAILMLLMRFISMQDMLKVANTANETKTRFLANMSHDFRTPMNAMSGYLALMKENADNPEKVIEYGEKAEYAHRNMLNMINCILDLSKMEAGGDEIKYERFSLNDVLRIVENEMGALAEGKKQNFTIDRSSVKEDLLIGDAFKLEIILKNLLQNSITYTDEEGEIRLDVFKEYEEDKERIHLKFEVSDNGIGMSKEFIEHAFEAFKKEQRKNANKEQGTGLGLTLTKTVVETLGGTIEAESKINAGTIFTVRLAFDIPKKTELEEMREIEEALENKENNDVQEEESAFKGMRFLGAEDNELNAEILVEILKMKGAGLIDIAEDGEKAVQMFKDKGVWYYDMILMDIQMPNMNGYEAAQEIRKLSAKGREDAGTIPIIAMSANAFKEDIEQTSESGMDAHIPKPIDIKLFENTVRAFKGRGHESI, from the coding sequence ATGCGTAGTGAAAAGATAACCAAATGGGTGGTGCCGGTTGTTACCGCGCTTCTTTTTGCTGTTCTGATCTTTGTAGTCAATATTATCCAGAACAGATATGTATATAGTGATCGAATTGTTCAGCTGACAACGTATTATTCTCAGCTGGAATCTGCTGTTACGACCAGATTTACAAGATATTATAAGCTTTTAAAAAGCTGGTCGTATCATCTTGAACATGAAAAATCTTCAGGAATCAGTGATTTTTTAATTTATATAAATACTGAAAAAAAAATATGGGAAGTAGAACAGGTTTACCTTTTTGACGAGAAAGGCAACTATAGAGATTCTGATGGAAAAATCGGAACTTTAAAGGAATCGGCTGGTTTTATTTCGAATCTTTCTTCTGTTGGTACAAGGCAGGTTACACATATTATTGCCAGTAAAGGAAAACATCAGGATCTTTTTGTGCTGAGTATAAAACCGGTCAAGTTTAATAATAAAGAGTTTTGTGCAATAGGCGTGGCTATAGATACGGATCTGATCAAGAGTAAACTGTCCATAAAAAGAAGCGATATGGCAGGATCCCAGAATTACATTGTTAATGAGGACGGAGATCTGATAGCGACATCGGTAAGCCTTGAAGAGGAAAAAGAAAATATTGTCAGGTACATATCCCAGAATGGAAGGGTTATTTACGATCCGGTGGGAGGACCCATTGAGCAAAAAATCGAGACAAGAAAAACCGGTGTATGCGTAATGGAGATTGAAGGGGAAGACTATTATGTCACATATATGCCCGTAGATTACGGCAAAACAATGCTTGTTTGTTTAACTCCGTCAAAACCTATTGAACGCAGTATTTCCCAAGTGAGATGGATAAATAATATTCTGCTTATTTCTGCATTTGCAGTTGCACTGGCAATTTTAATGCTTCTTATGCGATTCATATCAATGCAGGATATGCTAAAGGTTGCAAATACAGCGAATGAGACCAAGACAAGATTTCTGGCGAATATGTCTCATGACTTCAGAACGCCTATGAATGCCATGTCAGGATATCTTGCGCTTATGAAGGAAAATGCGGATAACCCGGAAAAGGTTATCGAATACGGAGAAAAAGCGGAATATGCCCATAGGAATATGCTGAACATGATAAACTGCATTCTTGACCTGAGCAAGATGGAAGCGGGCGGGGACGAGATCAAATATGAAAGATTTTCATTAAATGATGTTCTCAGAATTGTAGAAAATGAAATGGGCGCGCTGGCGGAAGGGAAAAAACAGAATTTTACTATCGACAGAAGCAGCGTGAAGGAAGATCTGCTTATAGGGGATGCTTTTAAGCTCGAAATTATATTGAAAAATCTTTTGCAAAACTCCATTACATATACTGATGAGGAAGGTGAAATAAGACTGGATGTCTTTAAGGAGTATGAGGAAGACAAGGAGAGGATACACCTGAAATTCGAAGTTTCAGACAATGGTATCGGTATGAGCAAAGAATTTATTGAGCACGCTTTCGAAGCTTTTAAGAAGGAGCAAAGAAAAAATGCCAATAAAGAGCAGGGAACAGGACTCGGACTAACTCTTACAAAAACAGTGGTGGAAACTCTGGGTGGAACAATTGAAGCTGAGAGTAAAATAAATGCGGGAACAATTTTTACAGTCAGACTTGCATTTGATATACCAAAAAAGACTGAGCTCGAAGAAATGAGGGAAATAGAAGAAGCCCTTGAAAACAAGGAAAACAACGATGTACAGGAAGAGGAGAGCGCATTTAAGGGAATGCGTTTTCTTGGGGCGGAGGACAACGAGCTTAACGCGGAAATCCTTGTTGAAATACTGAAAATGAAGGGAGCCGGGCTGATAGATATAGCGGAAGACGGCGAGAAAGCAGTTCAGATGTTTAAGGATAAGGGAGTCTGGTATTATGACATGATACTTATGGACATACAGATGCCAAATATGAATGGATATGAGGCGGCGCAGGAAATAAGGAAACTTTCGGCAAAAGGGAGAGAAGACGCAGGAACGATTCCAATCATTGCGATGAGCGCAAATGCTTTTAAAGAAGATATAGAACAGACAAGTGAGTCGGGAATGGACGCCCATATACCCAAACCAATTGATATAAAGCTTTTTGAAAACACAGTCAGGGCTTTTAAGGGCAGGGGGCACGAAAGCATATGA
- a CDS encoding hybrid sensor histidine kinase/response regulator gives MIEKVSSGQDKQNKYKDWFCDYVVRQNRIVAAIFSAKDFRVEYLTDNAEEIIGVPRDSILSDVRNLIKKGVRIDETVPPSDESVRKLSIGQMAQAEILEVQNQITGDISYFRGIISHVDFEDGDKFLLIWTDITEEVKRNRQMEEMIAVAQAANNAKTDFLANMSHDFRTPMNAITNFNLLIAKNSDNPQKVRDYTHKIGLACQNLLSLLNDVLDMSKIESGKADINHEEFALGLLLEEVNSVIAFQAKGKQLDYQVHSGGMQQDIFIGDKKRINEILVNILGNAVKYTPKGGKIDFTISEEKCSSGEYWDLSFSVKDNGIGMSKEFQEKIFDAFTREEKEATSGIQGTGLGMAITKSLVQMMGGTISVESEEGKGSKFLIKLRLQGVHQDEGNYWKNHGIHRILIIDDDMDECNKIETALHDTDVEVFFCTSGYRALRLIEAGADDNRGFDLIFLGMQIRSISCFELAAFIRDKNLKPKPILLLLTDDWEEIAQEAREAGIYDFIQKPFFLSTFKQLMDDIFNRVSTVKEDNKGKALEGMRFLAAEDNDINADILTELMNMDGAIVERAANGKEAVEMFEQADPYHYDMILMDIQMPILNGYQAALAIRKLNKERAKEIPIIAMTANAYADDVQRAIDSGMNAHVAKPIDMNVVENTILSLRENMQST, from the coding sequence ATGATTGAAAAAGTAAGTAGCGGACAGGATAAACAAAATAAATATAAGGACTGGTTTTGTGACTATGTGGTCAGACAAAACAGGATAGTAGCAGCTATTTTCTCGGCAAAGGACTTCCGCGTTGAATATTTAACGGATAATGCAGAGGAAATAATTGGAGTGCCAAGAGATAGCATTTTATCTGATGTAAGAAATCTTATAAAAAAAGGAGTAAGAATTGATGAGACAGTTCCGCCATCAGATGAATCTGTAAGGAAGCTTTCAATAGGGCAGATGGCACAGGCTGAAATACTTGAGGTTCAAAATCAGATTACCGGAGACATTAGTTATTTCAGAGGTATCATAAGTCATGTGGATTTTGAGGACGGTGATAAATTCTTACTTATCTGGACTGATATAACCGAAGAAGTAAAAAGAAACAGGCAGATGGAAGAAATGATTGCTGTTGCTCAGGCAGCCAATAATGCCAAGACAGACTTTCTGGCTAATATGTCTCATGATTTCAGAACACCGATGAATGCCATCACGAATTTCAATCTGCTTATAGCCAAAAATTCGGATAATCCTCAAAAGGTAAGGGACTATACACATAAGATAGGACTTGCATGCCAGAACCTGTTGTCACTTTTAAATGATGTTCTTGATATGAGTAAGATTGAAAGTGGAAAAGCAGACATAAATCATGAAGAATTTGCGCTTGGTCTTCTTTTGGAAGAGGTTAATTCCGTAATAGCTTTCCAGGCTAAGGGAAAGCAACTGGATTACCAGGTACATTCCGGAGGAATGCAGCAGGACATTTTTATAGGTGATAAAAAAAGGATCAATGAGATACTGGTAAATATTCTTGGAAATGCGGTTAAATATACTCCTAAAGGAGGAAAAATAGATTTTACCATAAGTGAAGAGAAATGCTCATCCGGAGAATACTGGGATCTTAGCTTTTCTGTAAAAGATAACGGAATCGGAATGAGTAAGGAATTTCAGGAGAAAATCTTTGATGCCTTTACAAGGGAAGAAAAGGAGGCAACAAGCGGAATTCAGGGAACAGGGCTTGGAATGGCAATAACAAAAAGCCTTGTTCAGATGATGGGCGGAACAATCTCAGTAGAATCCGAAGAAGGAAAAGGATCAAAATTTTTAATAAAACTAAGACTTCAGGGTGTTCATCAGGATGAAGGAAATTACTGGAAAAACCACGGTATCCATAGAATTCTTATTATTGACGATGACATGGATGAATGTAATAAAATAGAGACCGCTCTTCATGACACGGATGTGGAGGTGTTCTTCTGCACCAGTGGCTACAGAGCTTTGAGACTTATTGAGGCAGGAGCGGATGATAACAGAGGCTTTGACCTTATTTTCCTGGGAATGCAGATAAGAAGCATAAGCTGCTTTGAGCTTGCGGCCTTTATAAGAGATAAAAACTTAAAACCAAAGCCAATTCTTCTTTTGCTTACAGATGACTGGGAAGAAATCGCCCAAGAGGCAAGGGAAGCAGGAATATACGATTTCATTCAGAAGCCATTCTTCTTATCTACATTTAAACAGCTTATGGATGATATATTTAACAGAGTCAGCACAGTTAAAGAAGATAATAAGGGAAAGGCGCTTGAAGGAATGAGATTCCTGGCAGCAGAGGATAATGATATAAATGCTGATATCCTTACAGAGCTTATGAACATGGATGGTGCTATAGTTGAGAGGGCAGCAAACGGAAAGGAAGCTGTTGAAATGTTTGAACAGGCTGATCCTTATCATTACGATATGATTCTTATGGATATACAGATGCCAATTCTCAACGGATATCAGGCAGCGCTTGCAATCAGAAAACTGAATAAGGAAAGAGCTAAGGAGATCCCTATAATAGCTATGACTGCGAATGCTTACGCCGATGATGTGCAGAGGGCAATAGACTCCGGAATGAATGCGCATGTGGCTAAACCCATAGATATGAATGTGGTGGAAAATACAATATTATCATTAAGAGAAAATATGCAGTCGACATAA
- a CDS encoding NAD(P)/FAD-dependent oxidoreductase: MKKALIIGAGPAGLTAAYELLAKSDDIEVVVFEETEKFGGISRTVEYHGNRMDMGGHRFFSKVPEVNEWWDNMLPRQGSPSYDDIVLKRSSTITKGGPDPETEDRVMLRRNRISRIFFNGKFFDYPITLKVETFTNMGLGTTIVAGFSYIKAMLFKRKENSLEDFYVNRFGKKLYSMFFEHYTANLWGRHPSEIDPSWGAQRVKGVSIMAVLANAFKKKSGKTGGKVETSLIEEFSYPKLGPGQLWDVTAAEIHKKGGQIITGAKVVKINKDGDHISGVTYEKDGQLVTVNGDYVISSMPIKDLVAGMNDVPADPARIAAGLPYRDYMTLGVLIPHLNLENKTKVRTIGNIVPDNWVYVHDRNVSMGRFQIYNNWSPYLVKDIDHTVWMGLEYFCNEGDSMWSMTDDEFAKMAIKEMVKINLIDEEKEVIDYHVERVKKAYPAYFDTYDEMDKLVDYLNTIDNLFCVGRNGQHRYNNIDHSMCTSFETVKNILSGTRDRSNIWSVNTEKEYHESTEEKNPEDEEIEID, encoded by the coding sequence ATGAAGAAAGCTTTAATCATAGGCGCCGGCCCTGCAGGACTGACGGCTGCATACGAATTATTGGCAAAGTCAGACGATATTGAAGTGGTGGTGTTTGAGGAGACTGAAAAGTTCGGAGGTATTTCCAGAACAGTCGAATATCACGGCAACCGAATGGATATGGGTGGACATAGATTCTTTTCTAAGGTTCCCGAGGTAAATGAATGGTGGGACAACATGCTTCCCAGACAGGGAAGTCCATCATATGATGATATTGTGCTTAAGCGTTCGTCAACCATTACAAAGGGCGGTCCCGATCCTGAGACAGAAGACAGGGTAATGTTAAGAAGAAATCGTATTTCACGAATTTTCTTTAATGGTAAGTTTTTTGATTATCCTATAACACTTAAAGTCGAGACTTTTACAAACATGGGTCTCGGAACAACTATTGTTGCAGGATTTTCATACATAAAGGCAATGCTTTTCAAACGTAAAGAGAATTCACTTGAGGATTTCTATGTAAACAGGTTTGGTAAGAAGCTTTATTCAATGTTTTTCGAGCATTATACTGCTAACCTCTGGGGCAGACATCCTTCTGAAATAGATCCCAGCTGGGGCGCTCAGCGAGTAAAGGGCGTATCAATCATGGCAGTTTTGGCTAATGCCTTTAAGAAAAAGAGCGGAAAGACCGGCGGAAAGGTTGAGACATCTCTTATTGAGGAATTCAGCTATCCAAAGCTCGGCCCCGGACAGCTTTGGGATGTTACTGCTGCTGAGATTCATAAAAAGGGCGGACAGATAATAACAGGTGCCAAGGTTGTTAAGATAAACAAAGACGGAGATCATATTAGTGGTGTTACGTATGAGAAGGACGGACAACTGGTTACTGTTAACGGAGATTACGTGATCAGTTCGATGCCAATAAAGGATCTTGTTGCCGGAATGAATGATGTTCCCGCAGATCCCGCAAGGATCGCAGCAGGTCTTCCTTACAGAGATTATATGACACTTGGTGTTCTTATTCCGCATCTTAACCTTGAGAATAAGACAAAAGTAAGAACAATCGGAAATATAGTTCCGGATAACTGGGTATATGTCCATGACCGCAATGTTTCCATGGGACGTTTCCAGATTTACAATAACTGGTCTCCTTATCTTGTTAAGGACATCGATCATACTGTCTGGATGGGACTTGAGTACTTCTGCAATGAAGGCGATTCCATGTGGAGCATGACTGACGATGAGTTTGCTAAAATGGCAATCAAGGAGATGGTTAAGATCAATCTCATCGATGAAGAAAAAGAGGTTATTGATTATCACGTAGAGCGTGTTAAGAAGGCATACCCTGCTTATTTCGATACATATGATGAGATGGACAAGCTTGTTGATTATCTCAACACAATTGACAATCTTTTCTGTGTAGGACGAAACGGACAGCACAGATACAACAATATAGACCACTCTATGTGTACATCATTTGAGACTGTTAAAAATATTCTCAGCGGAACACGTGACAGAAGCAATATCTGGAGTGTTAATACTGAGAAGGAATACCATGAGTCCACGGAGGAGAAGAATCCAGAGGATGAAGAGATAGAGATAGACTGA
- a CDS encoding FprA family A-type flavoprotein — translation MINYKKITDETYWIGGSDRRLSRFENIFPLNSGVSYNSYVIVDDKTALLDTADISISDQFLENLSGVLDGKKLDYLVINHMEPDHCSQIATVVAMNPDVTLVGNAKTFTFLSQFFPELNEQKKITVTEGDTLELGSHTLSFVMAPMVHWPEAMFTFDTTTGVLFSADAFGTFGAIDAGIFADEYDFEKTFLNEARRYYANIVGKYGMQVQAVLKKAAGLDIKFICPLHGPIWRKDIAWFIDKYQKWSTYTPEDEDIIVIYGSLYGHTESAAQKAAALLREKSGKKVAVYDVSQTHASELVSEVWRCKKIVLFCPTYNNGIYIPMENFLSDCASLMVQNRTFALAQNGTWAPASGKLMTEKLQCLKNVKIVEPMLTIKSALHETDEQELDAFVTAVVEA, via the coding sequence TTGATTAACTACAAGAAAATCACAGATGAAACGTATTGGATTGGCGGAAGTGACAGAAGACTTTCAAGATTTGAAAATATTTTTCCGCTAAATAGTGGCGTATCCTATAACAGTTATGTTATTGTTGATGACAAAACAGCGTTACTTGATACAGCAGATATTTCCATTTCTGATCAGTTTCTCGAAAATCTTAGCGGAGTTCTTGATGGGAAAAAGCTGGATTACCTTGTGATAAATCACATGGAGCCAGATCATTGTTCGCAGATAGCAACAGTTGTTGCCATGAATCCTGATGTGACACTTGTTGGAAATGCAAAAACATTTACATTTTTATCACAGTTTTTTCCGGAACTGAACGAGCAGAAAAAAATTACTGTGACCGAAGGTGATACTCTTGAACTCGGAAGTCACACACTTAGCTTTGTTATGGCGCCAATGGTACATTGGCCTGAAGCAATGTTTACATTTGATACTACTACGGGAGTACTTTTCAGCGCAGATGCATTTGGCACTTTTGGAGCCATAGATGCGGGAATTTTTGCGGATGAATATGACTTTGAAAAAACATTTCTGAATGAAGCCAGAAGATATTATGCTAATATTGTCGGAAAATATGGAATGCAGGTTCAGGCAGTGCTCAAAAAGGCAGCAGGTCTTGATATTAAGTTTATATGTCCTCTCCACGGTCCTATATGGCGCAAGGATATTGCATGGTTTATTGATAAATATCAAAAGTGGAGCACATATACACCGGAAGATGAAGATATTATTGTAATCTACGGCAGTCTTTACGGACATACTGAAAGTGCGGCTCAGAAAGCTGCTGCTCTTCTCCGCGAAAAGAGCGGTAAGAAGGTTGCTGTTTATGACGTATCTCAGACGCATGCTTCTGAACTTGTATCAGAGGTATGGAGATGCAAAAAGATTGTTCTTTTCTGCCCTACATACAACAACGGTATATATATACCGATGGAAAATTTCCTTAGTGATTGTGCTTCTTTAATGGTTCAGAACAGAACCTTTGCACTTGCACAGAACGGAACCTGGGCACCTGCTTCAGGTAAACTGATGACAGAAAAACTTCAATGCCTGAAAAACGTTAAAATTGTTGAGCCTATGCTCACAATCAAAAGTGCACTTCATGAGACAGATGAACAGGAGCTTGATGCTTTTGTTACAGCTGTTGTTGAAGCATAA
- a CDS encoding PTS transporter subunit IIC, which yields MKEFMKRKNIVISGKRYGIEALSAMAQGLFASLLIGTILNTIGTQLGLAWLSEIGKYASSMSGAAMAVAIGYALQAPPLVLFSLVTVGYAANALGSTTLSGGSGAGGPLAVLFIAIIAAEFGKAVSKETRVDILVTPIVTILVGVGLASLIAPAIGTAASSVGGVVMWATEQQPFLMGIVVSVVVGIALTLPISSAAICAALGLTGLAGGAAVAGCCAQMVGFACMSFKENKWGGLISQGIGTSMLQMGNIVKNPKIWIAPIITSAITGPLATCVFHLQMNDPASAVASGMGTCGFVGQIGVYAGWVNDVANGSKAAITAFDWAGLILICFVLPAVLTYIFGEIFRKIGWIKEGDLKLS from the coding sequence ATGAAAGAATTTATGAAAAGAAAGAATATCGTAATCTCCGGAAAGAGATACGGTATTGAGGCACTGTCTGCTATGGCACAGGGATTGTTTGCATCGCTCCTGATCGGAACGATACTAAATACAATCGGCACGCAGCTTGGACTGGCATGGCTTTCAGAGATTGGAAAGTATGCTTCATCAATGAGCGGAGCAGCTATGGCAGTAGCAATTGGATACGCACTTCAGGCACCACCGCTTGTACTTTTTTCACTTGTAACTGTGGGATATGCAGCCAACGCTCTCGGTAGTACAACTTTGTCAGGCGGATCCGGAGCGGGCGGCCCACTTGCTGTTCTTTTCATAGCAATAATAGCTGCAGAGTTCGGAAAAGCAGTTTCAAAAGAGACAAGAGTTGACATTCTTGTAACTCCTATTGTTACAATTCTTGTAGGTGTTGGACTTGCAAGTCTGATCGCACCGGCAATAGGAACAGCAGCTTCTTCTGTCGGAGGAGTTGTAATGTGGGCTACAGAGCAGCAGCCTTTCCTCATGGGAATTGTGGTATCTGTTGTTGTGGGAATTGCCTTGACTCTGCCTATTTCTTCAGCAGCAATTTGTGCGGCTCTCGGACTTACGGGACTTGCCGGTGGTGCAGCTGTTGCAGGATGCTGCGCACAGATGGTTGGTTTTGCATGTATGTCATTTAAGGAAAATAAATGGGGAGGCCTTATATCACAGGGAATCGGAACATCAATGCTTCAGATGGGAAACATTGTTAAGAACCCCAAGATTTGGATTGCACCTATTATTACCAGTGCTATCACAGGTCCTCTTGCTACCTGCGTTTTCCACCTTCAGATGAATGATCCCGCAAGTGCAGTTGCATCCGGAATGGGAACCTGTGGTTTTGTGGGACAGATAGGTGTATATGCCGGATGGGTCAATGATGTAGCAAACGGTTCTAAGGCAGCAATTACAGCATTTGACTGGGCAGGGCTTATCCTTATCTGCTTTGTCCTTCCTGCAGTTCTCACATATATATTTGGTGAGATTTTCAGAAAGATAGGATGGATTAAGGAAGGCGATCTGAAGCTTTCATAA
- a CDS encoding aldo/keto reductase, which produces MRDVKLGKTGIVVPQNGFGALPIQRDDMDTSISILRRAYDGGMRYFDTARAYSDSEEKLGNAFAGMREKIYIATKTAAKTPDQFWKDLETSLEKLQTDYIDVYQFHMVTQCWKPGDGSGMYECMEEAKKQGKIRHIGVTSHRIAVAMECVESGLYETMQFPFSYLADEKDIALVKKCEELDVGFIAMKGLAGGLITNSDAAMAFMLDYPNVVPIWGIQRMSELEEWLNFFEKEPAMTGEIKDFIKREQAELSGDFCRGCGYCLPCAAGIEINNCARMSLMIRRAPSAGWLSTKWQAKMAKIDDCINCGACMSRCPYGLKTPELLKKNLADYKRVISGEITV; this is translated from the coding sequence ATGAGAGATGTAAAACTTGGCAAAACCGGAATAGTAGTTCCGCAAAATGGCTTTGGTGCTCTTCCTATACAGAGAGATGATATGGATACCAGTATTTCTATTTTGCGAAGAGCGTATGATGGCGGCATGAGGTATTTTGATACTGCAAGAGCTTATAGCGACAGTGAAGAGAAGCTGGGAAATGCTTTTGCAGGTATGCGTGAAAAAATATATATTGCAACCAAGACGGCAGCCAAGACTCCGGATCAGTTTTGGAAGGATTTGGAAACATCTCTCGAAAAACTTCAAACAGACTATATTGACGTTTATCAGTTCCACATGGTTACTCAGTGCTGGAAGCCCGGTGATGGCAGCGGAATGTATGAGTGCATGGAGGAAGCAAAAAAACAGGGAAAGATAAGACACATCGGTGTAACATCTCATAGAATTGCAGTGGCTATGGAGTGTGTGGAGTCCGGACTTTACGAAACTATGCAATTTCCCTTCAGCTATCTGGCAGATGAAAAGGATATAGCTCTTGTAAAGAAATGCGAAGAGCTTGATGTTGGATTTATTGCAATGAAAGGTCTTGCCGGAGGTCTTATAACGAACTCTGATGCAGCAATGGCATTTATGCTTGATTATCCTAATGTTGTTCCTATCTGGGGGATACAGAGAATGTCCGAACTGGAGGAATGGCTTAATTTCTTTGAAAAGGAACCTGCTATGACAGGTGAAATAAAAGATTTTATAAAAAGGGAACAGGCAGAGCTGTCAGGAGATTTTTGCAGGGGATGTGGATATTGTCTTCCTTGTGCAGCAGGAATAGAAATAAATAATTGTGCAAGAATGTCACTTATGATCAGGAGAGCCCCCAGTGCGGGGTGGTTGTCAACAAAATGGCAGGCTAAAATGGCAAAGATAGATGACTGCATTAATTGTGGTGCCTGCATGAGCAGATGTCCTTATGGTCTAAAAACTCCCGAACTTCTAAAGAAAAACCTAGCTGATTACAAAAGGGTAATATCAGGAGAAATAACGGTCTAA
- a CDS encoding glycoside hydrolase family 5 protein: protein MKQFPGFSHGINLGGWLSQCDHTKERYDNFIKESDIEKIKSWGLDHIRVPVDYDLVEEKDGTYKEDGFSYIQKAIDWAGKYGLNMVLDLHKTFGYSFDNGEQEAGFFENEKYQERFYKLWEQFAERFGKYEDRLAFELLNEVTKKEYCDIWNRVSTECIKRIRKYAPTIKILLGGYYNNSIVALKDICAPYDENVVYNFHCYEPLIFTHQGAAWIDTMDNSFRMPFDSTYRQYDENAFAQLGNRPEELKVADPDKKLGIEYFEQYMEEAVRVAEERNVALYCGEYGVINLATPEDALKWYQAIGACFNKYNIGRAAWSYKEMDFGLVDPYMDAVRDDILKMM, encoded by the coding sequence ATGAAGCAGTTTCCGGGATTTTCACATGGAATAAACCTTGGAGGATGGCTGTCACAGTGTGACCACACAAAAGAACGTTACGATAATTTCATCAAGGAAAGTGATATCGAGAAGATAAAGAGCTGGGGCCTTGATCATATCAGAGTTCCCGTTGACTATGACCTTGTAGAAGAGAAGGACGGAACATATAAGGAGGACGGATTTTCATATATCCAGAAAGCTATTGACTGGGCAGGAAAATATGGTCTTAATATGGTTCTTGACCTTCATAAGACATTTGGCTACAGTTTTGACAATGGAGAACAGGAAGCCGGCTTTTTCGAAAATGAGAAATATCAGGAAAGATTTTATAAGCTTTGGGAGCAATTTGCAGAGCGCTTTGGCAAATATGAGGACCGCCTTGCTTTTGAGCTTTTAAATGAGGTTACCAAAAAGGAATATTGCGACATCTGGAACAGAGTTTCTACGGAGTGCATAAAGAGAATAAGAAAGTATGCGCCTACAATAAAGATTCTTCTTGGTGGCTATTACAATAACAGTATTGTTGCGCTTAAGGATATCTGTGCACCTTACGATGAAAATGTAGTTTACAATTTCCATTGCTATGAGCCTCTCATTTTCACACATCAGGGTGCGGCATGGATTGACACAATGGACAACTCATTCCGTATGCCTTTTGATTCAACCTATCGTCAGTACGATGAAAATGCTTTTGCCCAGCTTGGAAACAGACCTGAGGAGCTTAAGGTTGCGGATCCTGATAAGAAGCTTGGTATCGAGTACTTTGAACAGTACATGGAAGAGGCTGTCAGAGTTGCAGAGGAGAGAAATGTAGCTCTTTATTGCGGCGAATATGGTGTTATCAATCTTGCTACTCCTGAGGATGCACTTAAGTGGTATCAGGCAATAGGAGCATGCTTTAATAAATACAATATCGGACGTGCAGCATGGAGCTATAAGGAAATGGATTTTGGTCTTGTTGATCCATATATGGATGCTGTAAGAGATGATATTCTTAAAATGATGTAA